The proteins below come from a single candidate division WOR-3 bacterium genomic window:
- the miaB gene encoding tRNA (N6-isopentenyl adenosine(37)-C2)-methylthiotransferase MiaB has translation MAKKFYIRTFGCQMNKNDSSIITKILEDRGYTRTEEIPLADILLVNTCSVREHAENRALGYISTLKRWRNEKKRVLGVVGCMAKRLAGRITAQLPFVDLVIGPDSYRNLPDYIEDVIESCTRIIETSDSDETYCGIYPRSPAVCDFVSIMRGCNNYCSYCIVPYVRGRVRSRPPDDIISEIKHLIAKGVKDITLLGQNVNAYYFDGATFAVLLQKAAQIPGLTRLRFLTSHPKDFNDEMIDTVKKYENICEWFHLPLQSGCNRILELMNRGYTKEEFVELVTKIRHCIPEATITTDVIVGFPTETEEEFMETLALLDELKFDDAYMYRYSPRPGTRACRLTPLPEDIIKSRLKKLIEFQNKIMLDKIKAMVGHTYEVLFEAKSEYGGTRGKTRGNRDVVVEETIEPGEIRKVLICEVRGRTPIGKTA, from the coding sequence ATGGCGAAGAAGTTTTATATCAGAACCTTTGGATGTCAGATGAACAAGAACGACAGTTCGATCATCACGAAGATACTGGAGGACAGAGGATATACGCGGACCGAGGAAATTCCACTGGCTGACATACTGCTCGTCAATACCTGCTCGGTTCGGGAACACGCCGAGAACAGGGCATTGGGGTATATCTCCACACTGAAGCGATGGCGTAACGAGAAGAAAAGGGTGCTTGGTGTGGTCGGCTGTATGGCGAAGCGTTTAGCCGGCAGGATCACCGCCCAACTGCCTTTTGTCGATCTGGTGATCGGACCGGATTCTTATCGGAATCTGCCGGATTACATAGAAGATGTCATTGAGAGCTGTACCAGAATTATAGAGACCTCTGATTCTGACGAGACCTATTGCGGGATTTATCCCCGCAGCCCGGCTGTTTGTGACTTTGTTTCGATTATGCGCGGCTGTAACAACTACTGCTCATACTGTATCGTTCCCTATGTCAGGGGCAGGGTGAGGTCAAGACCTCCTGATGATATAATTTCAGAGATAAAACATCTGATTGCAAAAGGGGTGAAGGATATAACCCTTCTCGGACAGAACGTCAATGCGTATTATTTTGACGGTGCCACTTTTGCGGTTCTGCTTCAAAAAGCGGCGCAGATTCCCGGGTTGACCAGGTTGCGGTTTCTGACTTCGCATCCAAAGGATTTCAATGATGAAATGATTGATACTGTAAAAAAGTATGAAAACATCTGCGAGTGGTTTCATCTACCCCTGCAATCAGGATGTAACCGGATTTTGGAACTGATGAATCGAGGGTATACAAAAGAAGAATTTGTCGAGCTCGTTACAAAGATCAGACATTGTATTCCTGAAGCGACGATCACCACGGATGTAATAGTCGGTTTTCCTACTGAGACAGAAGAAGAATTTATGGAAACACTGGCGCTTCTGGACGAACTGAAATTCGATGATGCATATATGTATCGTTACTCGCCGAGACCCGGAACCCGGGCGTGTAGATTGACGCCGTTGCCGGAAGATATAATAAAAAGCAGGTTGAAGAAGTTGATAGAGTTCCAGAACAAAATTATGCTCGATAAAATAAAAGCAATGGTCGGTCATACCTATGAGGTTCTCTTTGAAGCAAAGAGCGAATATGGAGGGACACGGGGTAAGACAAGGGGTAATCGGGATGTCGTTGTCGAGGAGACGATTGAACCCGGCGAGATCAGAAAAGTTTTGATTTGTGAAGTGAGGGGGAGAACCCCGATCGGAAAGACAGCGTAG
- a CDS encoding MiaB/RimO family radical SAM methylthiotransferase: protein MQKIFNLGCKLNQYEGFCLLEKFGGVPDLVIVNTCCVTKEAEIKSLKKFRYALKKYPGAKIIATGCACRIHPEKFSGAFRVIDHIQREELIQGIYPEPDRGRFFLKIEDGCNEECTYCIVAKIRNRIKSKRYEDIKREIQWAVDRGYKEIVLVGANIGLYGKEVGDSLIGLLRFLSGLEHLPRIRLSSLEPKFIDKELISVLKSLPFCRHFHIPLQSADDEILSRMKRGYDVKYLGTVIDLITTNFDDVAVGADIIVGFPGEDDGRFDNTRRFIEENPFTHLHVFPYSPRPGTEAYGLGDPVVHKVKKERLWVLKNLIRQKNHIFRKRLLNRIFSIITEEKNGSVSGITDNYIRVKIAEKCGGNRLLNVKITEVTSDGTYGEVVSDSDIGG from the coding sequence TTGCAGAAAATATTCAATTTAGGTTGCAAACTGAATCAATATGAGGGCTTTTGCCTGCTTGAAAAGTTCGGCGGAGTACCCGACCTCGTAATCGTCAATACCTGCTGTGTCACTAAAGAAGCCGAGATTAAATCACTGAAAAAATTCAGATATGCGCTGAAAAAATATCCCGGCGCGAAGATTATCGCGACCGGCTGTGCCTGCAGGATCCACCCGGAAAAGTTTTCCGGAGCGTTTCGGGTCATCGACCATATTCAACGTGAAGAACTAATTCAGGGGATTTATCCTGAACCTGATCGGGGACGCTTCTTTCTCAAGATTGAAGACGGATGTAATGAAGAGTGTACTTATTGCATTGTAGCAAAAATAAGAAACAGAATAAAGAGCAAAAGATACGAAGATATCAAAAGAGAGATCCAGTGGGCAGTGGACAGAGGATATAAAGAGATTGTCCTGGTCGGTGCGAACATCGGTCTTTATGGAAAAGAGGTCGGTGATTCCCTTATCGGACTTTTAAGGTTTTTGAGCGGGCTGGAGCATTTGCCGCGGATAAGATTATCTTCCCTGGAACCGAAATTCATTGATAAAGAATTGATTTCGGTTTTAAAAAGCTTACCTTTTTGCCGCCACTTTCATATTCCACTGCAGAGTGCCGATGATGAGATTCTCTCGAGGATGAAGCGCGGTTATGATGTGAAATATCTCGGGACGGTGATTGATTTGATAACGACGAACTTCGACGATGTTGCTGTCGGTGCTGATATTATCGTAGGTTTCCCCGGTGAAGACGATGGAAGGTTCGACAACACCCGCCGGTTCATCGAGGAGAATCCGTTCACCCATCTTCATGTTTTTCCGTATTCTCCACGGCCGGGTACTGAAGCATACGGTCTCGGCGACCCGGTGGTGCATAAGGTAAAAAAAGAGCGGCTCTGGGTATTGAAGAATTTGATTCGTCAGAAGAATCACATTTTCAGAAAGCGTTTGTTGAACCGCATCTTCAGTATTATCACTGAAGAGAAGAACGGTTCTGTTTCGGGCATTACTGATAATTACATCCGGGTGAAGATTGCGGAAAAATGCGGCGGAAACCGATTATTGAATGTGAAGATTACAGAGGTCACTTCAGACGGAACTTACGGTGAAGTCGTATCTGATTCTGATATCGGCGGTTGA